The Drechmeria coniospora strain ARSEF 6962 chromosome 02, whole genome shotgun sequence genome has a segment encoding these proteins:
- a CDS encoding Lactobacillus shifted protein has translation MATSQSRAIGTLARKLRLSHRAFSASSRCFEAAAPISAKPELEITQAQPKEVGQAPNRADVWSRNQRPRSQAMTGPRFEQTTFDLQPQPLSAMEMVHKVPVSWTHDRMVTCDGGGGAGGHPRIFINTDKPEIAVCNYCGSPFANEHHRKHLESLPQTSYPL, from the exons ATGGCCACCTCCCAATCGCGGGCAATCGGAACGCTGGCGCGGAAATTGCGTCTCTCGCATCGCGCGTTCAGTGCATCGAGCCGATGCTTCGAAGCCGCGGCGCCCATCAGCGCCAAACCCGAGCTGGAGATTACACAAGCCCAGCCAAAGGAAGTTGGCCAGGCGCCGAACCGAGCAGACGTCTGGTCTCGGAACCAAAGGCCCAGGTCTCAGGCCATGACGGGCCCGCGCTTCGAGCAGACGACGTTTGATCTGCAG CCTCAACCTCTTTCCGCCATGGAGATGGTGCACAAGGTACCCGTCAGCTGGACGCACGACCGGATGGTCACctgcgacggtggcggcggagcTGGCGGCCACCCGAGGATCTTCATCAACACGGACAAACCCGAAATTGCCGTCTGCAACTACTGCGGCTCACCCTTT GCCAATGAACACCACAGAAAGCACCTCGAGTCCCTCCCGCAGACGTCCTATCCTTTGTAG